Proteins from one Panicum virgatum strain AP13 chromosome 7K, P.virgatum_v5, whole genome shotgun sequence genomic window:
- the LOC120641500 gene encoding putative RING-H2 finger protein ATL62 has translation MLGSGLNLVSAALGFGMTAAFIAFVCARFACCRARGDDSGPPPSLDFSADLDGAAEHTRSGLEPLVIAAIPTMKYNCEAFCSEDDAQCSICLGEYKEKDVLRIIPTCRHNFHLACLDLWLQKQTTCPICRVSLKELQGAMTSACSIQQLTTVPENSVDPTAQCVLPVCQDQRGQSNSQERNESVEVVIEIRQ, from the exons ATGTTGGGGTCGGGGCTCAACCTGGTCAGCGCGGCGCTCGGCTTCGGCATGACCGCGGCCTTCATCGCGTTCGTCTGCGCGAGGTTCGCCTGCTGCCGCGCCCGCGGCGATGACTCcggaccgccgccgtcgctggacTTCTCCGCGGATCTCGACGGCGCG GCAGAGCATACTCGTTCTGGGTTGGAACCTTTGGTTATTGCTGCAATTCCTACAATGAAGTATAACTGTGAGGCCTTTTGTTCCGAAGATGATGCTCA GTGCTCCATATGTTTAGGTGAATACAAGGAGAAAGATGTTCTTAGAATCATACCGACATGTCGCCACAACTTTCACCTTGCCTGCTTAGATTTATGGTTGCAGAAGCAGACGACTTGCCCGATATGTCGGGTCTCACTGAAAGAGCTGCAGGGTGCCATGACTTCTGCATGTAGCATCCAGCAACTCACCACCGTCCCAGAGAATTCTGTTGACCCAACCGCTCAGTGTGTCCTTCCTGTTTGTCAAGATCAGAGGGGTCAAAGCAATAGCCAGGAGAGGAACGAATCAGTAGAAGTGGTTATTGAAATTCGACAGTGA